The DNA sequence TGATGTTTCATTTAAAGACCTCTTTGAACATTGTTTTAGCTGTAGAAATACAccagttagaaaaaaaaaggatataaGTTAGGCAACTCGTGGGCGCTGGTAGAAAAGAgatggtttcattattatttccTTTCTCATAGAGAACCAAAACATCTTCTAAAAGTGAATTATAATGatagatttgttttctgttctcacaatttttacagttggtatcctTGATTTCTATTTGTGAATTGTGTGCTTAATGCAAAACTGTTCAGGGTTTTTTATCTTCTGTCTGCAGGAAGCAGTGGAGGACACCAGTATCTCTATCACAGAGCCGGAGAGGATGTTGTTTTGCCTTGTGCCAGTGAGTCACCTTCCTACATGTGCTCCATTGTTTCCTGGATTTACCACAGAGGTGGAGGCAGAGAGGCTGAAGACAAGGTTCAAGATGGAAAAGTGAAAGATGACTCACCTCAGTCTACCAGGTTGAGTGTGGACAATAAGTGCTCTCTGGTCATCAGGAACATCACTGATGAGGATGCTGGACATTACACATGTCGGCCTGGATCCGGAGGTCCGTTGGATGGATTTGTGTATCTCAGTATTTTGACCAGTGAGTATGTTAAATGAATGGACATGGTGGCACTTGGTGGCACAAATTGTTATGTCAAGAACACTTATGGAGGAGCTGTTTCTTTAATCAGGAAGTTTTACGGTCTTTTTCTCAGAAGTCTGAATCTCTCTGACTGACCCTTACTTTGAAGGAACCCCACAGTGTCCACCTGGAGACaagatttaaaatgtatatatctGCTTTCAACTCAAAtcaaaaatactttgttaaTCCCAAGAGGAAATGAAATGTGGTTATTGATCCAAAACTCTTCAGAGacttgtagatgctgatggctgtgggcaggaaggatctcctgtaacgGTCTGTGtagcagcagatctgaagaagcctctgactgaagccATCGtaatattcttcattttatgaagaatcctttttCACACaatccagaggttctagagcagtctccagaacagaaccatccttcattatcagcttgttgagcttcttCAGGCCAGTGGCAATGATGCCGCTGCCCccacagatgatggcagaagagattgCGCTCTCCACACCAGACTTAACACATAAAAGATCTGCAGAATCTTGATGCCAACAGCAGATCTAGGCTTCTCAAAGAACTACACACTGCTTGTAGACAACTTCATTATTGTGTCTTTTACAGTATGCCCCTTCTACACCCCCACTTCTTCTTCCATGATGGAAATAATTTCATGAAAAGAGAAAAGTTAGACACTACACCCTTTTAATTAAACCATCTTACATCGTAATATACCCATAGAACAATTATAAAGTCAGTTTCTACAAATAAGATTTTTCTCTCTGATATAattttttctagtttgtttttttccttctagTCTCGACTTCTTCACCAAACGCCGATCCAGCACATTATGGAAATGTTACATTGCAGTGTACTCTGTGGAGATACAATGAACTGGGTCCCTGTCCAGAgaacagcctcctctgggtggaTGAAGCAGGAAGTAAGCTGCTTGGTGAAGATGTTTGGTACAGGTTTGAAAGACACACCGGATGTGTTTCTTTTCTCACTGTGAAGCTTCAGAGCAGCAGCAACAAAAGATACAGCTGCCAGTTTGTTGAGGAAAACAGAGTGAAGATAGAAGCTCGCTATCCTTCTGTCTTTACAGGTATGGTGCTGTTCACCAATCATCTGATGGAAGTGTACATAAAAGGTTTTAGAATTTGTACTTTCAATAGTCTGCATTTTTAACAAACAGCTCCGATTACATTGAACCAAATTATAATTAATTAACTAATTTTTAATTTACTTATAGgtattaacttaaaaaaaagaggTCCAACGAGATGCAACAACTGTGGATGTTTATGTTGTatagaatatatttttatttattgatccaTTCTCTCATTGAGATTAAAATCTCTTTTTCAAGAGACTTGATACCTTGACCAAATAAATGTGTTGTGTAATATGTTCATTGTATTGACCACATATACTCTCCTACAGATCCAGACCATAACAACAGTTTAATCATTGTTGGACCAGTGATTGGAGGGATGGTGCTGCTGGTCATCATTGTTGTTCTCATCAAATTCAAGAGAAGAACCAGAGTCACAAAGGATCAGGAATACAACACaggttaaatatttatttatagaacGTTCAACATAGTAAAGCCAATGGTaggttaaaattaaataaacagacagacaaTCAATTTGCGAACCTTAATTGAAAACTTAATTTCCTGCAAGAAGAGGACAAATGGCTTTAAATAGGAACCTTGTTTAACCCAAGGCTGGACAGCTTTACATTTAACTTTCTAGTGACTTTGGTCAGATGTTAACATGTCAGATTAAACTGGTTGACTTGAAATCAAAAgtttaaaagcaaatgtttcCTAATGGCAAGATACTTTGAAATCACCAATGGAGAGTGGTGGTTGGATgaaatttgttttcattatatttagatttaactCAGACTGTTATATCTGCTGACCAATGAATAGAGAGGAGATATGGAGGCATCACAGAGTGCCACTCCTCTTACTATGGGTCTTGTGTTGACTGGTTTCAGTGGCTCTTATCTCATCTTTAAATATAAAAGTAGTAACAAGCATTTATCTTTTTGCCACCTTCCCTGCTTCCTGGGTTttcaaaaatgtgcaaaagcatTTTTCTTAATAGACTTGGAAGAACTTAATCATTGAATTGATAATTAATTTTGGTTTAAAACTGACATCCTCCCTAATAGCAGTAATGAACCTGGTTGAAAATATCTATTGAGCACTGGACCACAAAGAGTTTAATGTGGGAACATTTAACTATATGGTATCTGAGGGAAAAGAAACTTATGGCTGACTAAAAGAAGTTGAATCtgagggtgtattcacacttgccacttttggtccgcatTAGACAAACTAGAGtttgtttccccccttggtccggaccttttgcacaggtgtgaatacattcaagcgaaccctggtccggaccaagaCCCACTTTTTGCGGTGGCCTCGGTCCGCTTCGAAATGGACTCTGGTgcagttcgcttatggtctgaatacaaaccggccccgatccgaaccaactactaaaagcgtacgtctctttggacataacaagccaccgtagccggtagcaaaggtgtgtgttgtaaggtaatcatacatgataagctgtgtgttgcttagcaacgccactggcttgttgtgggacacgtagagaacgtcggcgttcagcacgcgttctccgacggggttccaacattataaatggaaagtctgtgttgaatgagctgctcttcagcctcacaataatattgcagctgtaataacagcataaatatgcagaacagaggagcagctcgtctacagatgttttcctaaatgtccgggtctgtgctctgtcccgccccgtCATTTCtatccaatgggaacaatgatcgggtggcatggctttgtttacaaataatagttcacttgtaaaaagtacaatgtgaaaacaaactgcaccaaatgaaaaaaataaagttcgcttttggtccggaccaaacaagtggaccaaaggactttcctggtatGAATACACCCTGAGTTACTGAAGATCACTTATGTGGTACCTGCAAGTTCTGTTCTTGGTcccaaattatttatattaaaacgTAATGTGTGGAGGTAATCAAAATCCTTAGAACACCTTTTGAACGCAGAGGAGAAGGAAATAAATGGTTAACTCCAATGTTTCAAAATTATAACTTAATTTAAGCCAAACCAAGTTTATAATGAACAAAAGTCTATTGTAAACATGAATATGGGGTATAGAGTTCTGAAATATTTATTGACCAGTTCTTAAAATGTATACCTGTTTTTCCAGATGTTGTAAATCCAACTCGTCAGATCCATCAATATGTaagtttttttaactttatttttgacatttttcatttcagttgtTCTGTTGTTGATTTGCTGCTGGGTTTGAAAGTATTGTCGCGTTGATGACCATTGACCGTTGTCAGACAGCTGGCCTCAGATTTGACCTTAACATAATTTGATATATAGAGGAGTTCATGACTAACTCTATGAATCTAAAGTTCTAGgtcctgtggctgcaaaacaagaccaattgatattttttctttcttcaactTGCTGGTATGTCCACTCCTGAGAAGATTGGCAGCTGTCTTGAATGATAGCAGCTAAGTCTGCTACTTATCCTCTTTATACATAAAGAAGCAACAGGATGTAACAACTTCTACACTTCGACATAGAGCTTGTTAAGCAAATGACGCATACTTGTTTTATACAAGAATGTTTCAAGGTCTGGGGCccctggctctgtcgggccttgGCTTGAGGGTTGATGTGCCCCAgggtctcaggtctctgggtccatggctggatctgctccagcGTAGATAGCGGCTGGCGAGGTCTGTGGGCTCgtcactgcagctccctgggacTTCTGcattgtggctgctgggtggttcccctgggccTGTCCCAGCAGTGGTCCACCTGGGGTtcccgtgctctggggggccttaggatgtctgtggctcagatctcctctgtgtctgtcttggtccaggggggcaggtctctagctcctcacacttgctattgcatGTTTTTATGGTGAAACTTGTATACACAAGTGTgttcacacttacacccacatgtgtttggattcaggGGTTAACAGACaaacagatgttctatattgagctgcagttaccaccaaattcatcttgcattcattagtaccatgCACTTTTTGATAACATTGTCATATagacgtttctgcaggtgtagaagcggTCTAAGGTGTCATCTTGTATTCTCTCATCctcctttctctcctctattcttttctcttCTCCCTTTTTGCTTtcatgattcttttttttttttttcctttttgtttccgtcgcagtgtccattgcaattgaaatgatcccaaagcagtttccaacaaagtttatatatatatatatatatatatatatatatatatatatatatatatgtataatggaaattctgagtgctactctgccagacaggacacgtaaaaaaaaaaagatatgattcatactgtttgtcttgtaaagtgccttgagatggcatttcttgtaatttgccactctttaaattaaactaaattcaatttaattcagtttatttatataattcagtttatttatttatatatatatatatattatatatcatacattccaattaatcctaaccattgaacagtgcagtcagtttcagttatttattcaaactggatagaaacaatttctatctaaggaaacccagcagattgaatAGATTCAGAGACTTGttgcattcactcctcctggatgagcatgtagagacagtggacagtcactggtgttaactttgcagcaatccctcatactgagcatgcatgtagcgacagtggagaggaaaaactcccttttaacaggaagaaacctccagcagaaccaggctcagtatgagcggccatctgccacgaccgactgggggtttgagagaacagagcagagacacaaagagaacaaagaagcactgatctaggagtactttctatgggaagggaaagtaaatgttaatggatgtagctcctttagtcgtttcacctagaaagaaagaacagataaactctgagccagttttagAGGTTAgggtctgaaagagagcacagagttagttacagtaaaagctcagtcaattgcgatgtctaggagagagaaagggttaaacactcaAAGACAGAGCCATGTGGgtcattggtagaaggtgagcattaagttgttgccagcagaagcttggatgatgcccctctccaggaaggtgtcacaggtagacacagagtcagggcaggtgtagcttctaggaagagaaaagagagagcaaagtaaacctgcagtctgagaacaaagtgctctgttaggaacatatggaacaatcagatctctgatgtatgatggagctagatcattaagggctttatatgtgaggaggagaagtttaaattctattctggatttaacgaagagccaatgaagggaagctaaagtaggagaaatatgatctatctttttaattttcatcagaactcttgctgcagaatttgaatcag is a window from the Girardinichthys multiradiatus isolate DD_20200921_A chromosome 15, DD_fGirMul_XY1, whole genome shotgun sequence genome containing:
- the LOC124882279 gene encoding uncharacterized protein LOC124882279 yields the protein MALLALTLFLVLQFEGSSGGHQYLYHRAGEDVVLPCASESPSYMCSIVSWIYHRGGGREAEDKVQDGKVKDDSPQSTRLSVDNKCSLVIRNITDEDAGHYTCRPGSGGPLDGFVYLSILTISTSSPNADPAHYGNVTLQCTLWRYNELGPCPENSLLWVDEAGSKLLGEDVWYRFERHTGCVSFLTVKLQSSSNKRYSCQFVEENRVKIEARYPSVFTDPDHNNSLIIVGPVIGGMVLLVIIVVLIKFKRRTRVTKDQEYNTDVVNPTRQIHQYDEPHANQTYATIKHHNPNALHKKRLKEEEEVVTYSAVRTNMKTEADINPCGLYSFIDKPE